From a single Chloracidobacterium thermophilum B genomic region:
- the sctL gene encoding type III secretion system stator protein SctL: MLVVKPSVTDLLPLTGGIVKRAVVEARAEARRLVREAQAEANRRIAEAQAEVERIRTEAWKAGYEAGLAEFTTRLLDLQRRREALLNDAEQEVLRLALRIAEKIIGRELEVQETTLLDIVRTAMRNLRQASTVTICVNPADVPRLERHREAIETLRRGQFVNIVPDTRVSVGGCILESESGIVDAQLDTQLRVIEQALLEMHATQRREARQSSPE, translated from the coding sequence ATGCTCGTCGTCAAGCCATCTGTCACCGACCTGCTCCCGCTCACCGGAGGGATCGTCAAACGCGCCGTCGTCGAGGCCCGCGCCGAGGCCCGGCGGCTTGTGCGTGAGGCACAGGCTGAAGCCAACCGCCGCATTGCCGAAGCCCAGGCCGAAGTGGAGCGGATTCGTACGGAAGCCTGGAAGGCCGGTTACGAAGCCGGACTGGCGGAGTTCACCACGCGCCTGCTTGACCTTCAGCGCCGCCGCGAGGCGCTGCTCAACGATGCCGAGCAGGAAGTGCTGCGCCTGGCGCTGCGCATTGCCGAGAAAATCATCGGGCGGGAGCTGGAAGTCCAGGAAACAACCCTGCTGGACATTGTCCGCACGGCGATGCGCAACCTCCGCCAGGCCAGTACCGTCACCATCTGCGTCAACCCGGCTGATGTGCCCCGGCTTGAACGGCACCGCGAAGCGATTGAAACCCTCCGGCGGGGACAGTTTGTCAACATCGTTCCCGATACCCGCGTGTCGGTGGGGGGCTGCATCCTGGAAAGCGAATCCGGTATTGTGGATGCCCAACTCGACACCCAACTGCGCGTCATCGAGCAGGCATTGCTCGAAATGCATGCCACGCAGCGGCGTGAGGCGCGCCAAAGCTCACCTGAATGA
- a CDS encoding formylglycine-generating enzyme family protein yields the protein MNFRTQQKPSDSARLVALSIATAVCLLLSILLGSGLWFFFGGQSSPAPVAAPPSPPANLPASPPPSPVPPTPVIGTVLIPGGTVAMGGVEGIPPRKVAVEAFFISETEVTNQQYHEFIVATRHAAPAGWTGNNFPVGTAMQPVTNVSWYDANDFCAWYSTKIGATVRLPTEAEWMRAAQGDDNLVYPWGRTWQDNMAASKQTGGKIFPVKSFPAGRSPYGVYDLAGNVWEWTNDVELDAEGAPKTDEKGQTRRIIKGGSADEEPRTLSLFVRKAVPPTVTDPMLGFRYIVVPSSAPANNATTAGTPRPSTTP from the coding sequence ATGAACTTTCGGACGCAACAGAAACCCTCAGACAGCGCCCGCCTGGTGGCTCTCAGTATCGCCACGGCGGTGTGCCTGTTGCTCTCTATTCTGCTGGGTAGCGGATTGTGGTTTTTCTTTGGGGGGCAGTCCTCACCGGCCCCAGTGGCTGCGCCGCCGTCCCCGCCAGCCAACCTGCCTGCGTCGCCCCCGCCGTCACCGGTGCCGCCTACGCCGGTCATCGGCACCGTTCTCATTCCGGGTGGAACGGTCGCTATGGGAGGTGTCGAGGGCATCCCCCCGCGCAAGGTTGCCGTGGAGGCATTTTTCATCTCCGAAACGGAAGTGACCAACCAGCAGTATCACGAATTCATCGTGGCCACACGCCACGCTGCCCCGGCCGGCTGGACGGGGAACAACTTTCCCGTCGGAACCGCCATGCAGCCGGTGACGAATGTTTCCTGGTACGATGCCAATGACTTCTGCGCCTGGTATAGCACCAAAATTGGCGCGACCGTCCGCCTGCCCACGGAAGCCGAGTGGATGCGCGCCGCGCAGGGCGATGACAACCTGGTGTATCCTTGGGGGCGCACCTGGCAGGACAACATGGCCGCTTCCAAACAGACCGGCGGCAAGATATTTCCGGTCAAGAGCTTCCCGGCCGGGCGCAGCCCCTACGGCGTCTATGACCTGGCCGGCAACGTCTGGGAATGGACCAACGATGTGGAACTCGATGCCGAAGGCGCTCCGAAAACGGACGAAAAAGGGCAGACCCGGCGCATCATCAAGGGTGGCTCGGCAGATGAAGAGCCGCGTACACTGAGCCTTTTCGTACGTAAGGCCGTTCCGCCCACGGTGACGGACCCGATGCTTGGATTTCGTTACATCGTCGTGCCAAGCTCAGCACCGGCAAACAACGCCACGACGGCCGGCACGCCCCGGCCGTCCACGACGCCCTAG